One segment of Bradyrhizobium sp. WD16 DNA contains the following:
- a CDS encoding zinc-binding alcohol dehydrogenase family protein: MKAVGYAKSLPIEAEDSLRNIEVPQPEPKARDLRVAVRAVSVNPVDTKVRKRAEPKAGEFKILGFDAAGVVDAVGPEVTLFKPGDEVYYAGSIQRQGTNSEFHLVDERIVGRKPKSLSFAQSAALALTTITAWELLFDRLEVQPGKSIDPRTLLIVGGAGGVGSMLIQLARRLTGLAVVATASRPESTKWCHDLGAHAVIDHSKPLREQVEGLKLPPVRLIASLTNTDQHYRALTDILAPQGKIGLIDDPTSLDATLLKGKAGSLHWESMFTRSSFQTPDMIAQHRLLNDAASLIDNGVLRTTLDKVLGRIDAATLKKAHAAIEGGRTTGKLVLEGW, from the coding sequence ATGAAAGCTGTCGGCTACGCCAAATCCCTTCCCATCGAAGCTGAGGATTCGCTGCGCAACATCGAGGTGCCGCAGCCCGAGCCCAAGGCACGCGATCTGCGGGTCGCAGTGCGCGCCGTCTCGGTCAACCCGGTGGACACCAAGGTGCGCAAGCGGGCCGAGCCGAAAGCCGGGGAATTCAAGATCCTCGGCTTCGACGCCGCCGGGGTCGTCGATGCCGTCGGTCCCGAGGTGACCTTGTTCAAGCCGGGTGACGAGGTCTATTACGCCGGTTCGATCCAGCGCCAGGGCACCAATTCCGAGTTTCACCTCGTCGACGAGCGGATCGTCGGTCGCAAGCCGAAGTCGCTCTCCTTCGCCCAGTCGGCGGCGCTGGCTTTAACCACCATCACCGCTTGGGAACTGCTATTTGACCGTCTCGAGGTGCAGCCGGGCAAGAGCATCGACCCGCGGACCTTGCTGATCGTCGGCGGCGCCGGCGGCGTGGGCTCGATGCTGATCCAGCTGGCGCGGCGCCTGACCGGCCTCGCCGTGGTCGCCACCGCTTCGCGCCCCGAATCCACCAAATGGTGCCACGACCTCGGCGCCCATGCGGTGATCGACCATTCCAAGCCGCTCAGGGAGCAGGTCGAGGGGCTCAAGCTGCCGCCGGTGCGCTTGATCGCCAGCCTGACCAACACCGACCAACACTATCGCGCCCTCACCGACATTCTGGCGCCCCAGGGCAAGATCGGCCTGATCGACGATCCGACGAGTCTCGACGCCACGCTGCTCAAGGGCAAGGCCGGCTCGCTGCACTGGGAATCGATGTTCACGCGATCGTCGTTCCAGACACCCGACATGATCGCCCAGCACCGCCTGCTCAATGACGCAGCCAGCCTGATCGACAACGGCGTGCTGCGCACCACGCTCGACAAGGTGCTCGGCCGCATCGATGCGGCGACGCTGAAGAAGGCCCACGCCGCGATCGAAGGCGGCCGCACCACCGGCAAATTGGTGCTGGAGGGCTGGTGA
- a CDS encoding helix-turn-helix domain-containing protein, translated as MKRKDFDCAPGCPVEVTLDLIDGKWKGVILYHLQQGTCRFGELRRRLPRVTQRMLTKQLRALEQDGLILRKVYAEVPPRVEYSLTETGERLRPVIEALRVWGEDYRDRARQQGAAA; from the coding sequence ATGAAGCGGAAGGATTTCGACTGCGCACCGGGCTGCCCGGTGGAGGTCACCCTCGATCTCATCGATGGCAAATGGAAGGGCGTGATCCTCTATCACCTGCAGCAGGGCACCTGCAGGTTCGGCGAACTGCGGCGCCGGCTGCCGCGGGTGACGCAGCGCATGCTGACCAAGCAGCTCCGCGCCCTGGAGCAGGACGGGCTGATCCTCCGCAAGGTCTATGCTGAGGTGCCGCCCCGGGTGGAATACAGCCTGACCGAGACCGGCGAGCGCTTGCGGCCGGTGATCGAGGCGCTGCGCGTCTGGGGTGAGGATTATCGCGACCGCGCCCGCCAGCAGGGCGCCGCGGCCTGA
- the rplR gene encoding 50S ribosomal protein L18 codes for MSKLKVTNARRKNRVRLQLRRTGAGRPRLSVFRSSKHIYAQVIDDLKGVTLASASSLEKSLRDGSKTGADIDAASAVGKLVAERAVKNGVKEVVFDRGQYLYHGRVKALADAAREGGLSF; via the coding sequence ATGTCGAAACTCAAGGTCACGAATGCCCGTCGCAAGAATCGCGTGCGGCTGCAGTTGCGGCGCACCGGTGCCGGCCGCCCGCGGCTGTCGGTGTTCCGTTCGTCGAAGCACATCTACGCCCAGGTCATCGACGACCTGAAGGGCGTGACGTTGGCTTCGGCCTCGTCGCTGGAGAAGTCGCTGCGCGATGGCAGCAAGACCGGCGCCGACATCGATGCGGCGAGCGCGGTCGGCAAGCTGGTGGCGGAACGCGCCGTCAAGAACGGCGTCAAGGAAGTGGTCTTCGACCGCGGGCAGTATCTCTATCACGGTCGCGTCAAGGCGCTGGCCGATGCGGCGCGCGAAGGCGGGCTGAGTTTCTAA
- the rpsE gene encoding 30S ribosomal protein S5, with amino-acid sequence MAGERERGGRERNREREERDSEFVDKLVHINRVAKVVKGGKRFGFAALVVIGDQKGRVGFGHGKAREVPEAIRKATDSAKRNLTRVPLREGRTLHHDIAGRHGAGKVYLRAAPPGTGIIAGGPMRAVFETLGIQDVVAKSIGSSNPYNMVRATFNALKHQDSPRSVANRRNLKVSVLQSRRIGGDAEAAAD; translated from the coding sequence ATGGCAGGTGAACGCGAACGCGGCGGCCGCGAACGGAACAGGGAGCGCGAAGAGCGCGACAGCGAGTTTGTCGACAAGCTCGTTCACATCAATCGCGTCGCCAAGGTGGTCAAGGGCGGCAAGCGCTTCGGCTTCGCGGCGCTGGTCGTCATCGGTGACCAGAAGGGCCGCGTCGGCTTCGGCCACGGCAAGGCGCGCGAGGTTCCTGAGGCGATCCGCAAGGCCACCGACTCGGCCAAGCGCAATCTGACGCGGGTGCCGCTGCGCGAAGGTCGCACGCTGCATCACGACATTGCCGGCCGTCACGGCGCCGGCAAGGTCTATCTCCGCGCGGCCCCTCCCGGTACCGGCATCATCGCCGGCGGTCCGATGCGCGCCGTGTTCGAGACGCTGGGCATCCAGGACGTGGTGGCGAAGTCGATCGGTTCGTCGAATCCGTACAACATGGTGCGTGCGACCTTCAACGCGCTCAAGCATCAGGATTCACCGCGTTCGGTCGCCAACCGCCGCAATCTCAAGGTTTCCGTGCTGCAGTCGCGCCGTATCGGCGGCGACGCCGAAGCGGCCGCGGACTGA
- the secY gene encoding preprotein translocase subunit SecY, with protein MASAAEQLAANLNFSAFAKADELKKRIWFTLGALLVYRLGTYIPLPGIDPAIWEQVFRTQQGGILGMFNMFAGGGIHRMAIFALNIMPYISASIIIQLLTTVSPSLEALKKEGEAGRKTLNQYTRYLTVLLAAFQSYGIAVGLEGAGNVVADPGMFFRVSTAITLTGGTMFLMWLGEQITSRGIGNGISLIILSGIVAELPSAIAGTLELGRQGALSTGIILLIMVMAVAVIAFIVFMERAQRRLLIQYPKRQVGNKMFEGQSSHLPLKLNTSGVIPPIFASSLLLLPTTVANFNAGKGPEWFQWLTTQLGHGRPLFLVLYLALIVFFAFFYTAIVFNPTETADNLKKHGGFIPGIRPGERTAEYIDYVLSRITVLGAIYLAIVCLIPEILISYASVPFYFGGTSLLIVVSVTMDTVAQVQGYLLAHQYEGLIRKSKLRGRRR; from the coding sequence ATGGCCTCCGCAGCAGAACAACTTGCCGCCAACCTGAACTTTTCGGCGTTCGCGAAGGCCGACGAACTCAAGAAGCGCATCTGGTTTACTCTGGGTGCGCTGCTTGTTTATCGGCTCGGGACCTATATCCCGTTGCCCGGCATCGATCCTGCCATTTGGGAACAGGTGTTTCGCACCCAGCAGGGCGGCATTCTCGGCATGTTCAATATGTTCGCCGGCGGCGGCATCCACCGCATGGCGATCTTCGCGCTGAACATCATGCCGTACATCTCGGCGTCGATCATCATTCAGCTGCTGACGACGGTGTCGCCGTCGCTCGAGGCGCTGAAGAAGGAAGGCGAGGCCGGCCGCAAGACGCTGAACCAGTACACCCGCTATCTCACGGTGCTGCTGGCGGCATTCCAGTCCTACGGCATCGCCGTTGGTCTCGAAGGGGCAGGTAACGTGGTCGCCGATCCGGGCATGTTCTTCCGGGTCTCCACGGCCATCACCCTGACCGGCGGAACCATGTTCCTGATGTGGCTCGGCGAGCAGATCACCTCGCGCGGCATCGGCAACGGCATCTCGCTGATCATCCTGTCCGGCATCGTCGCCGAGTTGCCGTCGGCGATCGCCGGCACCCTCGAGCTCGGCCGCCAAGGCGCGCTCTCCACCGGCATCATCCTGCTGATCATGGTAATGGCCGTGGCGGTGATCGCCTTCATCGTCTTCATGGAACGGGCGCAGCGCCGGCTGCTGATCCAATATCCGAAGCGTCAGGTCGGCAACAAGATGTTCGAGGGCCAATCCTCGCATCTGCCGCTGAAGCTCAACACCTCGGGCGTGATCCCGCCGATTTTCGCTTCGTCGCTGCTGCTGTTGCCGACCACGGTTGCGAACTTCAACGCCGGCAAGGGGCCAGAGTGGTTCCAGTGGCTCACGACCCAGCTCGGCCATGGCAGGCCGTTGTTCCTGGTGCTCTACCTGGCGTTGATCGTGTTCTTTGCCTTCTTCTACACCGCCATCGTGTTCAACCCGACCGAGACCGCGGACAACCTGAAGAAGCACGGCGGCTTCATTCCGGGCATCCGCCCCGGTGAGCGCACCGCGGAATACATTGACTACGTGCTGTCGCGAATCACTGTGCTCGGCGCTATCTATCTGGCGATCGTCTGCCTGATCCCGGAAATCCTGATTTCCTACGCCTCGGTGCCGTTCTACTTCGGCGGCACCTCGCTTCTTATCGTGGTCAGTGTGACGATGGATACCGTCGCCCAGGTGCAGGGCTATCTGTTGGCCCACCAGTACGAAGGGCTGATCAGGAAATCAAAGCTGAGGGGCCGTCGTCGATGA
- the rpmD gene encoding 50S ribosomal protein L30, with translation MAKAAKTIKIEQTGSPIRRHESQRATLVGLGLNKIGRVAEVEDTPSVRGMIQKVQHLVRVVDEK, from the coding sequence ATGGCCAAGGCCGCAAAGACCATCAAGATCGAGCAGACCGGTAGCCCCATCCGTCGCCACGAGTCGCAGCGCGCGACCCTGGTCGGGCTCGGTCTCAACAAGATCGGCCGCGTTGCCGAGGTGGAAGACACCCCGTCGGTTCGCGGCATGATCCAGAAGGTTCAGCACCTCGTCCGCGTCGTCGACGAGAAGTAA
- the rpsH gene encoding 30S ribosomal protein S8, which produces MSTHDPISDLITRIRNAQMRNKSKVSTPGSKMRANVLEVLKTEGYIRDFTSVEHTGGRSELEIELKYFDGEPVIREIERVSKPGRRVYASVKNLPRVNNGLGISVLSTPKGIMADHDAREANVGGEVLFTVF; this is translated from the coding sequence ATGTCCACGCACGATCCGATCAGCGATCTCATCACCCGCATCCGCAACGCGCAGATGCGCAACAAGTCCAAGGTTTCGACCCCGGGCTCGAAGATGCGCGCCAATGTGCTCGAGGTGCTCAAGACCGAGGGATACATTCGCGACTTCACCTCGGTGGAGCACACCGGCGGCCGCAGCGAGCTCGAGATCGAGCTCAAGTATTTCGACGGCGAGCCGGTGATCCGCGAGATCGAGCGCGTGTCGAAGCCCGGCCGCCGGGTCTACGCTTCGGTGAAGAACCTGCCGCGCGTCAACAACGGCCTCGGCATTTCAGTGCTTTCCACGCCGAAGGGAATCATGGCTGACCACGACGCTCGCGAGGCGAATGTGGGTGGCGAAGTTCTCTTCACCGTGTTCTGA
- the rplQ gene encoding 50S ribosomal protein L17, with protein MRHGKVHRKLNRTAEHRRAMFANMSAALIKHEQIVTTLPKAKELRPIVEKLVTLGKRGGLALRRQAIGELRDVEQAKKLFDVLAPRYKDRNGGYLRIIKAGFRYGDNAAMAVIEFVDRDVDAKGRDSGPVQERVEEAA; from the coding sequence ATGCGTCACGGCAAGGTTCACCGCAAGCTCAATCGCACCGCCGAGCACCGGCGCGCGATGTTTGCCAACATGTCAGCGGCCCTGATCAAGCACGAGCAGATCGTCACCACGCTGCCGAAGGCCAAGGAATTGCGGCCGATCGTCGAAAAGCTGGTGACGCTCGGCAAGCGCGGCGGCCTCGCCCTGCGCCGCCAGGCGATCGGCGAGCTGCGCGACGTCGAGCAGGCCAAGAAGCTCTTCGACGTGCTGGCGCCGCGCTACAAGGACCGCAATGGCGGTTACCTGCGCATCATCAAGGCCGGCTTCCGCTACGGCGACAACGCGGCGATGGCGGTGATCGAGTTCGTCGACCGCGACGTCGACGCCAAGGGCCGGGACTCCGGTCCGGTGCAGGAGCGGGTTGAAGAGGCGGCCTGA
- the rpsN gene encoding 30S ribosomal protein S14 — MAKKSSIEKNNRRRRMTKNAADKRGKLKSIINDKTKPLEERFAATLKLAEMPRNSSATRIRNRCELTGRPRSVYRKNKLSRIALRELGSKGLIPGLVKSSW, encoded by the coding sequence ATGGCGAAGAAGAGTTCGATCGAGAAGAACAACCGGCGTCGGCGGATGACCAAGAACGCCGCGGACAAGCGTGGCAAGCTCAAGTCGATCATCAACGACAAGACCAAGCCGCTGGAAGAGCGGTTTGCCGCGACGCTGAAGCTCGCCGAGATGCCGCGCAATTCGTCGGCGACGCGGATCCGCAATCGCTGCGAGCTTACCGGTCGTCCGCGCTCGGTCTATCGCAAGAACAAGCTGAGCCGTATCGCGCTGCGCGAGCTCGGTTCGAAGGGCCTGATCCCGGGCCTCGTCAAGTCGAGCTGGTAA
- the rplE gene encoding 50S ribosomal protein L5: protein MAETVQVPRLRAQYDEEIRTKLTEQFGYANVMQVPQLSKVVLNMGVGEAVNDRKKVELAAADLALISGQRPVITRSRMAIATFKLRENQPIGARVTLRKARMYEFIDRLINIALPRVRDFRGLNPKSFDGRGNYSLGIKEHLIFPEIDYDKSGETWGMDITVCTTAPTDDEARALLTAFNFPFRQ, encoded by the coding sequence ATGGCTGAGACCGTACAGGTTCCGCGCCTTCGCGCGCAGTACGACGAGGAAATCCGCACCAAGCTGACGGAGCAGTTCGGCTACGCCAACGTCATGCAGGTGCCGCAGCTGTCCAAGGTCGTCCTCAACATGGGTGTCGGCGAGGCGGTCAACGACCGCAAGAAGGTCGAGCTGGCAGCCGCCGACCTCGCGCTGATCTCCGGCCAGAGGCCGGTCATCACCCGGTCGCGCATGGCGATCGCGACCTTCAAGCTGCGCGAGAACCAGCCGATCGGCGCACGCGTCACGCTGCGCAAGGCAAGGATGTACGAATTCATCGACCGCCTGATCAACATCGCGCTGCCGCGCGTTCGCGACTTCCGCGGTCTCAACCCCAAGAGCTTCGACGGCCGCGGCAACTATTCGCTCGGCATCAAGGAGCACCTGATCTTCCCGGAAATCGACTACGACAAGTCCGGCGAGACCTGGGGCATGGATATCACGGTCTGCACCACGGCGCCGACCGACGACGAGGCGCGGGCGCTGTTGACCGCGTTCAATTTCCCTTTCCGGCAGTGA
- a CDS encoding adenylate kinase — MRLILLGPPGAGKGTQAKLLVERYGIVPLSTGDMLRAAVVAETPIGLKAKDIMASGALVPDDVVIGIIADRIAQPDAAKGFILDGFPRTVPQAEALDALLKARGLKLDAVIELRVNESALLQRVETRVAQMQARGETVRADDTPEVLSKRLGAYRAQTAPLVHYYSERRMLVTIDGMMSIDEVTREIARVLDAVVGRDTLKKGAKPARKRSAKKAGAPRKPVRPAVKAGAKKAAKAGRKTGKAVPETAKKAARKASSGKKAVKKAAKKSAAKPGRAAARKAGRGAGSRKVTKAARSTARTAKNAKKAGRKVAKTRTKASRRLTKRR; from the coding sequence ATGAGATTGATCCTTCTCGGGCCGCCGGGAGCCGGCAAGGGAACACAGGCGAAACTTCTGGTCGAACGTTATGGCATCGTGCCGCTGTCCACCGGCGACATGCTGCGGGCGGCTGTGGTCGCCGAAACGCCGATCGGGCTGAAGGCCAAGGACATCATGGCGAGCGGCGCCTTGGTGCCCGATGACGTCGTGATTGGCATCATCGCCGATCGCATTGCCCAGCCGGACGCCGCCAAGGGCTTCATCCTTGATGGCTTTCCGCGCACGGTGCCGCAAGCCGAAGCGCTCGATGCGCTTCTCAAGGCGCGGGGCCTGAAGCTCGACGCGGTGATCGAACTGCGGGTCAACGAGAGCGCGCTGCTGCAGCGGGTCGAAACCCGGGTGGCGCAGATGCAGGCCCGCGGCGAAACGGTGCGGGCCGACGACACTCCCGAAGTGCTGTCCAAGCGCCTGGGGGCCTATCGTGCCCAGACCGCGCCGCTGGTGCACTATTATTCCGAGCGTCGGATGCTGGTGACCATCGACGGCATGATGTCGATCGATGAGGTCACCCGCGAGATTGCCCGGGTGCTGGACGCCGTTGTTGGCCGCGATACCTTGAAAAAAGGGGCAAAGCCGGCTCGCAAGCGCTCGGCGAAGAAGGCCGGTGCCCCCCGGAAGCCGGTCAGGCCGGCGGTGAAGGCTGGCGCGAAAAAGGCTGCCAAGGCCGGCCGCAAGACGGGCAAGGCCGTACCGGAGACCGCGAAAAAGGCCGCCAGGAAGGCCTCCAGCGGGAAGAAGGCGGTGAAGAAGGCGGCCAAGAAATCCGCCGCGAAACCGGGCAGGGCAGCTGCTCGCAAGGCGGGGCGGGGTGCGGGGAGCCGGAAGGTGACCAAGGCGGCCCGGAGTACCGCCAGAACGGCAAAAAACGCGAAAAAAGCCGGCCGGAAGGTCGCCAAAACAAGGACCAAGGCATCCAGACGGTTGACGAAACGCCGTTGA
- the rpsK gene encoding 30S ribosomal protein S11 translates to MGKEATRVRRRERKNIASGIAHVNSSFNNTTITITDAQGNTIAWSSAGTMGFKGSRKSTPYAAQVAAEDVSKKAQEHGMRTLEVEVAGPGSGRESALRALQAAGFTVTSIRDVTTIPHNGCRPRKRRRV, encoded by the coding sequence ATGGGTAAAGAGGCCACCCGCGTCCGTCGCCGCGAGCGCAAGAACATCGCATCCGGCATTGCGCACGTGAACTCGTCGTTCAACAACACGACCATCACCATCACCGACGCGCAGGGCAACACCATTGCCTGGTCGTCGGCTGGTACCATGGGTTTCAAGGGCTCGCGCAAGTCGACCCCCTATGCGGCGCAGGTCGCCGCCGAGGACGTGTCGAAGAAGGCGCAGGAACACGGCATGCGCACCCTCGAGGTCGAGGTTGCCGGACCGGGGTCCGGTCGTGAATCGGCGCTGCGCGCGCTGCAGGCGGCGGGCTTCACCGTCACCTCGATCCGCGACGTGACCACCATCCCGCACAACGGCTGCCGGCCGCGCAAGCGCCGCCGCGTGTGA
- the rplF gene encoding 50S ribosomal protein L6, which yields MSRVGKKPVAVPSGVTATVEGQTVKVKGPKGQLQFVVHDDVEVKLDNGAITVDPRFTTKRARSLYGTARAQVANLVEGVTKGFEKRLEITGVGYRAAVQGKNLQLALGYSHDVLYPIPEGIAITTPKPTEIVVNGIDVQRVGQVAAEIRGYRPPEPYKGKGVKYANEFIFRKEGKKK from the coding sequence ATGTCCCGCGTTGGCAAGAAGCCTGTTGCGGTGCCGTCGGGTGTGACGGCGACCGTCGAGGGCCAGACCGTGAAGGTCAAGGGTCCGAAGGGCCAGCTCCAGTTCGTCGTCCACGACGACGTCGAGGTGAAGCTCGACAACGGCGCGATCACGGTCGATCCGCGCTTTACGACCAAGCGCGCGCGCTCGCTTTACGGCACCGCCCGCGCCCAGGTCGCTAACCTGGTCGAGGGGGTCACCAAGGGCTTCGAGAAGCGGCTCGAGATCACCGGCGTCGGCTACCGCGCCGCGGTGCAGGGCAAGAACCTGCAGCTCGCTCTCGGCTATAGTCACGATGTGCTCTATCCAATCCCGGAGGGCATCGCGATCACCACCCCGAAGCCGACCGAGATCGTCGTCAACGGTATCGACGTGCAGCGGGTTGGTCAGGTTGCCGCCGAAATCCGCGGCTATCGTCCGCCGGAGCCCTATAAGGGCAAGGGTGTGAAGTACGCCAACGAGTTCATCTTCCGCAAGGAAGGCAAGAAGAAGTAA
- a CDS encoding DNA-directed RNA polymerase subunit alpha encodes MGETVTIQKNWQELIRPNKLHVTPGGDASRVATVVAEPLERGFGQTLGNALRRILLSSLQGAAVQSVHIDGVLHEFSSIAGVREDVTDIVLNIKDISIKMQGEGPKRMVVKKQGPGVVTAGDIQTVGDVVVLNPELQICTLDEGAEIRMEFTVNSGKGYVASERNRPEDAPIGLIPVDSLFSPVRKVSYKVENTREGQILDYDKLTMTIETNGAITPEDALAYSARILQDQLNVFVNFEEPRKEVAAEVIPDLAFNPAFLKKVDELELSVRSANCLKNDNIVYIGDLVQKSEAEMLRTPNFGRKSLNEIKEVLAQMGLHLGMEVPGWPPENIDELAKRFEDHY; translated from the coding sequence ATGGGTGAGACAGTGACGATCCAGAAGAATTGGCAAGAACTTATTCGTCCCAACAAGCTCCACGTGACGCCGGGCGGCGATGCCAGCCGCGTCGCGACCGTGGTGGCCGAGCCGCTTGAGCGTGGCTTCGGTCAGACGCTCGGCAACGCCCTGCGCCGCATCCTCCTGTCCTCGCTGCAGGGCGCGGCGGTGCAGTCGGTGCACATCGACGGCGTGCTGCACGAATTCTCCTCGATCGCCGGCGTGCGCGAGGACGTTACCGATATTGTCCTCAACATCAAGGACATCTCGATCAAGATGCAGGGCGAAGGCCCCAAGCGGATGGTCGTGAAGAAGCAGGGCCCTGGTGTCGTCACCGCCGGGGATATCCAGACCGTCGGCGACGTTGTCGTGCTCAACCCGGAACTGCAGATCTGCACCCTCGACGAGGGCGCCGAGATCCGCATGGAGTTCACCGTGAATTCCGGCAAGGGCTACGTGGCCTCCGAGCGCAACCGCCCCGAGGACGCGCCGATCGGCTTGATCCCGGTGGACAGCCTGTTCTCGCCGGTCCGCAAGGTCTCCTACAAGGTCGAGAATACCCGTGAGGGACAGATCCTCGACTACGACAAGCTGACCATGACCATCGAGACCAACGGCGCGATCACGCCGGAGGACGCGCTGGCCTACTCCGCCCGCATCCTTCAGGATCAGCTCAACGTCTTCGTCAACTTCGAGGAGCCGCGTAAGGAAGTGGCGGCCGAGGTCATTCCGGATCTCGCCTTCAACCCGGCCTTCCTCAAGAAGGTCGACGAGCTCGAATTGTCGGTGCGTTCGGCGAACTGCCTGAAGAACGACAACATCGTCTACATCGGCGATCTCGTGCAGAAGTCGGAAGCGGAAATGCTCCGCACCCCGAATTTCGGTCGCAAGTCGCTGAACGAAATCAAGGAAGTGCTGGCTCAGATGGGGCTGCATCTCGGCATGGAAGTGCCGGGCTGGCCGCCCGAGAACATCGACGAGCTCGCCAAGCGCTTCGAAGATCATTATTAA
- the rplO gene encoding 50S ribosomal protein L15, with product MKLSDLADNPGSRKKRMRVGRGIGSGKGKTSGRGGKGQTARSGVRIKGFEGGQMPLHRRLPKRGFNNIFRLDLTEVNLDRIQAAIDAKKLDAGATVDAAALVEAGVLRRARDGVRLLGRGELKSKITVEVHGASKSAVEAVEKAGGSVKILAPREAEGEQKAS from the coding sequence ATGAAGCTCAGCGATCTCGCCGACAATCCCGGCTCGCGCAAGAAGCGCATGCGAGTGGGCCGCGGCATCGGTTCCGGCAAGGGCAAGACCAGCGGCCGTGGCGGCAAGGGTCAGACCGCACGCAGCGGTGTCCGCATCAAGGGTTTCGAAGGCGGTCAGATGCCGTTGCATCGCCGTCTGCCGAAGCGCGGTTTCAACAACATCTTCCGGCTCGACCTCACCGAGGTCAATCTCGACCGGATCCAGGCGGCGATCGACGCCAAGAAGCTGGACGCTGGAGCGACGGTCGACGCCGCGGCGTTGGTCGAGGCCGGCGTGCTGCGCCGCGCCCGCGACGGCGTGCGCCTGCTCGGCCGCGGCGAGCTCAAGTCCAAGATCACGGTCGAGGTCCATGGCGCCTCCAAGTCCGCCGTCGAGGCGGTGGAGAAGGCGGGTGGCTCGGTCAAGATCCTGGCGCCGCGCGAGGCCGAAGGCGAGCAGAAGGCGTCTTAA
- the rpsM gene encoding 30S ribosomal protein S13, protein MARIAGVNIPTNKRVLIALQYIHGIGQKNAADILDKVKIPVDRRVNQLTDQEVLQIREVIDRDYLVEGDLRREVGINIKRLMDLGCYRGLRHRRGLPVRGQRTHTNARTRKGPAKAIAGKKK, encoded by the coding sequence GTGGCCCGTATCGCCGGTGTCAATATCCCGACCAACAAGCGCGTGCTGATTGCGCTGCAGTACATTCATGGCATCGGCCAGAAGAACGCGGCCGATATCCTCGACAAGGTGAAGATTCCGGTCGATCGCCGCGTCAACCAGCTCACCGACCAGGAAGTGCTGCAGATCCGCGAAGTCATCGACCGCGACTACCTGGTCGAGGGCGATCTGCGCCGCGAGGTCGGCATCAACATCAAACGTCTGATGGACCTCGGCTGCTATCGTGGCCTGCGCCATCGTCGCGGCCTGCCGGTGCGCGGTCAGCGCACCCACACCAACGCGCGCACCCGCAAGGGTCCCGCGAAGGCGATTGCCGGCAAGAAGAAGTAA